In Dama dama isolate Ldn47 chromosome 20, ASM3311817v1, whole genome shotgun sequence, a single window of DNA contains:
- the KCNJ10 gene encoding ATP-sensitive inward rectifier potassium channel 10, translating into MLQVLSKHLLIREQISGTEMNTSSSYPLGRGWLGVGLTSAVTLIMLPCSLQMASVAKVYYSQTTQTESRPLMGPGIRRRRVLTKDGRSNVRMEHIADKRFLYLKDLWTTFIDMQWRYKLLLFSATFAGTWFLFGVVWYLVAVAHGDLLELGPPANHTPCVVQVHTLTGAFLFSLESQTTIGYGFRYISEECPLAIVLLIAQLVLTTILEIFITGTFLAKIARPKKRAETIRFSQHAVVAAHNGKPCLMIRVANMRKSLLIGCQVTGKLLQTHQTKEGENIRLNQVNVTFQVDTASDSPFLILPLTFYHVVDETSPLKDLPLRSGEGDFELVLILSGTVESTSATCQVRTSYLPEEILWGYEFIPAISLSASGKYIADFSLFDQVVKVASPSGLRDSTVRYGDPEKLKLEESLREQAEKEGSAVSVRISNV; encoded by the coding sequence ATGTtgcaagtgctcagtaaacatttgctaATAAGAGAACAGATCAGTGGCACTGAAATGAATACTTCTTCTTCCTACCCATTGGGAAGGGGGTGGCTGGGAGTCGGCTTGACTTCTGCCGTAACTCTCATTATGCTGCCTTGCTCTCTGCAGATGGCTTCGGTTGCCAAGGTGTATTACAGCCAGACCACTCAGACGGAAAGCCGGCCCCTGATGGGCCCAGGGATCCGGAGGAGGAGAGTCCTCACAAAAGATGGTCGCAGCAACGTGAGGATGGAGCACATCGCGGACAAGCGCTTCCTCTACCTCAAGGACCTGTGGACCACCTTCATTGACATGCAGTGGCGCTACAAGCTTCTGCTCTTCTCTGCTACCTTCGCAGGCACCTGGTTCCTCTTTGGTGTGGTGTGGTATCTGGTAGCCGTGGCCCATGGGGACCTGCTGGAGCTGGGCCCCCCGGCCAACCACACCCCCTGCGTGGTACAGGTGCACACGCTCACCGGggccttcctcttctccctcgaGTCCCAGACCACCATTGGCTATGGCTTCCGCTACATCAGTGAGGAGTGCCCACTGGCCATTGTGCTTCTTATTGCCCAGCTGGTGCTCACCACCATCCTGGAAATCTTCATCACAGGTACTTTCCTGGCAAAGATTGCCCGGCCCAAGAAGCGGGCGGAGACCATCCGTTTCAGCCAGCATGCAGTCGTAGCCGCCCACAATGGGAAGCCCTGCCTTATGATCCGAGTGGCCAACATGCGTAAGAGCCTCCTCATTGGCTGCCAGGTGACAGGCAAACTGCTTCAGACCCACCAGACCAAGGAGGGTGAGAACATCCGCCTCAACCAGGTCAATGTGACTTTCCAGGTGGATACAGCCTCTGACAGCCCCTTCCTCATCCTCCCCCTTACTTTCTACCACGTGGTGGATGAGACCAgtcccttgaaagacctgcccctCCGCAGTGGTGAGGGCGACTTCGAGCTGGTGCTGATCCTGAGCGGGACAGTGGAGTCCACCAGTGCCACGTGCCAGGTGCGCACCTCCTACCTGCCGGAGGAGATCCTCTGGGGCTATGAGTTCATACCCGCCATCTCGCTGTCCGCCAGCGGCAAATACATAGCAGACTTCAGCCTTTTTGACCAAGTGGTGAAAGTAGCCTCTCCAAGCGGCCTCCGTGACAGCACTGTACGCTATGGAGACCCCGAAAAGCTCAAGTTGGAGGAGTCGTTAAGGGAGCAGGCTGAGAAGGAGGGCAGTGCCGTCAGCGTGCGCATCAGCAATGTCTGA